A genomic segment from Alteribacillus bidgolensis encodes:
- the serA gene encoding phosphoglycerate dehydrogenase gives MIQQPVAEKAEEKTINGAYRVLVSDPMSEEGLAPLLKNENMECVQQNVDETNDLAEYDALLVRSGTTVTAELMDKMDRLKIIARAGVGVDNIDIDTATKRGIVVINAPDGNTISTAEHTFAMIISLARKVPQANASIKGGEWNRKAFQGTELRGKTLGIVGFGRIGSELAKRARGFDMSTVVYDPFLTKERAEKSGVRLAELEELFAEADIITVHTPLTKDTKGLLGMENINKTKKGVFLINCARGGIIDEEALKHYLENGHVAGAALDVFEEEPAQNNELLNFEQVISTPHIAASTKEAQLNVAAQVSEEVLQFLKGMPALNSINLPAMSKEKFETLKPYYELSKKMGHILSQSMKGPVQDIDVHYSGEVTELETSVLSRSLIAGFLQSRIDAPVNDVNASLIAKERGITYGEKHQTNDLGYSNLVQATVQGENRTFTIHGTYVKEYGPRIVRINDFNVDFYPTGHLIYIKHTDKPGVIGKMGQLLGKHQVNIATMQVGRKEEGGDAIMMLAVDKEANEEVLADLTSIDEIKHADKIEV, from the coding sequence ATGATTCAACAGCCAGTAGCAGAGAAAGCAGAGGAGAAAACCATCAATGGGGCTTATCGGGTTCTCGTATCTGATCCCATGAGCGAAGAAGGTCTTGCACCGTTATTAAAAAATGAGAACATGGAATGTGTACAGCAGAATGTAGATGAAACAAACGACCTTGCAGAGTATGATGCGCTCCTCGTAAGAAGCGGTACAACCGTAACAGCTGAGTTAATGGACAAAATGGACCGTTTAAAAATCATTGCACGTGCAGGGGTTGGCGTTGACAATATTGATATTGATACTGCAACAAAGCGCGGGATCGTTGTCATTAACGCTCCAGATGGTAACACAATCTCCACAGCTGAGCATACGTTTGCTATGATCATTTCCCTTGCAAGAAAAGTACCTCAAGCTAATGCCTCTATTAAAGGTGGGGAATGGAACAGAAAGGCTTTTCAAGGAACAGAACTTCGCGGAAAAACTCTTGGTATTGTCGGTTTTGGCCGGATTGGTTCCGAACTTGCAAAGCGTGCACGCGGTTTTGACATGTCCACAGTAGTATATGATCCATTTCTAACAAAAGAACGAGCTGAAAAATCTGGTGTTCGCCTCGCCGAGCTTGAAGAATTATTTGCTGAAGCTGACATTATTACAGTTCATACACCGCTGACAAAAGATACAAAAGGTTTACTTGGAATGGAAAACATCAATAAAACGAAAAAAGGTGTCTTTCTCATTAACTGCGCGCGCGGCGGGATCATTGATGAGGAAGCTTTAAAACACTATCTTGAAAATGGCCATGTTGCTGGAGCAGCCCTCGATGTATTTGAGGAAGAGCCTGCCCAAAACAATGAGCTGTTGAATTTTGAGCAAGTTATCTCTACACCGCACATCGCTGCGTCTACAAAAGAAGCACAATTAAACGTTGCCGCTCAAGTTTCTGAAGAAGTACTGCAGTTTTTAAAAGGGATGCCGGCTTTAAATTCCATAAATCTTCCCGCTATGTCTAAAGAGAAATTTGAAACACTTAAGCCTTATTATGAGCTTTCAAAAAAGATGGGACATATCTTATCTCAAAGCATGAAAGGCCCAGTGCAAGATATTGATGTTCATTATAGCGGTGAAGTTACAGAATTAGAGACATCCGTGCTTAGCCGCTCCTTGATTGCAGGCTTTTTACAAAGCCGTATTGATGCTCCGGTAAACGATGTAAATGCATCTTTAATTGCTAAAGAGCGTGGAATTACGTACGGAGAAAAACATCAGACGAACGATCTAGGCTATTCAAATTTAGTTCAAGCTACAGTACAAGGTGAAAATCGGACATTTACTATCCACGGAACGTATGTGAAAGAATATGGACCAAGAATTGTTCGTATTAATGATTTTAATGTCGACTTTTATCCAACAGGGCATTTAATTTATATTAAACATACGGATAAACCTGGGGTAATCGGTAAAATGGGGCAGCTTCTTGGAAAACATCAAGTGAACATCGCGACAATGCAGGTAGGCCGTAAAGAAGAAGGTGGAGACGCCATTATGATGCTTGCTGTTGATAAAGAAGCGAATGAAGAGGTACTGGCTGATTTAACATCTATTGACGAAATTAAACATGCAGACAAAATTGAGGTATAA
- a CDS encoding M14 family metallopeptidase codes for MISYQVKKGDTLAKVAYNNKVRITDLLFFNRDILSEMDYISPGTYLQIPEPGPVSHIMEKSACFYEYGFRELEKDREVLAESFVSEQIGTSRLGKPIWLFKAGQGKKKLFFSGTWHGNEWLNTWLLMEFLKVLQKKLNNKEKWYGIDIDGLLDQTTIYIVPLVNPDGAELVQEGLNGQHQYYNEIYKINQGFNVFHHWSANALGVDLNHQWPAGWKEEAASSPNCPFPRHYGGEAPLTEPEARAVYELTMKEEFSCVLAFHSQGEEIYWGYREMEPSISSKLAERLAGASSFKAVRTADSKAGYKDWFIKEFKRPGFTIETGVGQNPLPLESSVRIWITTIPLILESLTFPDFS; via the coding sequence ATGATTTCTTATCAAGTAAAAAAAGGAGATACTTTAGCAAAAGTTGCTTACAATAATAAAGTAAGAATAACAGATCTGCTTTTTTTTAATAGAGACATTTTATCAGAAATGGATTATATCAGCCCAGGTACTTATCTTCAAATACCTGAACCTGGGCCTGTCTCTCATATAATGGAAAAATCTGCTTGTTTTTATGAATATGGCTTTCGGGAACTTGAAAAAGATAGAGAGGTCTTGGCGGAAAGTTTTGTTTCAGAACAAATCGGTACGTCTAGACTGGGAAAACCGATATGGTTGTTTAAAGCAGGACAGGGGAAAAAGAAACTTTTTTTCTCGGGGACGTGGCATGGAAATGAATGGCTGAACACTTGGCTGTTAATGGAGTTTTTAAAAGTTTTGCAAAAAAAATTGAATAATAAAGAAAAGTGGTACGGAATAGATATAGATGGGTTGTTAGACCAAACAACTATTTACATTGTCCCATTAGTAAATCCAGATGGAGCCGAGTTAGTACAAGAAGGTCTTAACGGACAACACCAGTACTATAATGAAATATACAAAATAAACCAAGGATTTAATGTTTTTCATCATTGGTCTGCAAACGCTCTTGGTGTTGACTTAAATCACCAATGGCCAGCTGGCTGGAAAGAAGAAGCAGCTTCGAGTCCAAATTGTCCATTCCCACGGCATTACGGTGGCGAAGCTCCTTTAACGGAACCGGAAGCAAGAGCGGTTTACGAACTCACAATGAAAGAGGAATTTTCCTGTGTGCTGGCCTTTCATTCCCAAGGGGAAGAAATATATTGGGGATATCGTGAGATGGAACCGTCGATAAGCAGCAAACTGGCAGAAAGGCTGGCAGGAGCAAGTTCTTTCAAGGCTGTTCGAACAGCAGATAGTAAAGCAGGGTATAAAGACTGGTTCATAAAAGAATTTAAACGTCCGGGATTTACGATTGAGACAGGAGTAGGGCAAAACCCGCTTCCCTTAGAATCATCTGTAAGAATTTGGATAACAACGATACCTCTTATTTTAGAAAGTCTTACTTTTCCGGATTTTTCATAA